From Streptomyces sp. NBC_01460, a single genomic window includes:
- a CDS encoding DUF5709 domain-containing protein yields the protein MTDSDSDRGDDVYQPQEPEASDPDDLLDLEDTLDTSGLADVLDEGYSPPDRPWAVDDEGTTAAEQHSGESLETRLTRENPEETGPVGDGRGDLADGDGELYDTEVGTDRAGRLTQEGDGHVPSTLTAQDVGIDGAAASAEEAAMHLIPEEEDLFGEEPAR from the coding sequence ATGACCGACAGCGACAGCGACCGGGGGGACGACGTCTACCAGCCGCAGGAGCCGGAGGCCTCGGACCCCGATGACCTGCTGGACCTGGAGGACACCCTGGACACGTCCGGGCTCGCCGACGTCCTGGACGAGGGCTACTCCCCGCCGGACCGGCCCTGGGCGGTCGACGACGAGGGCACCACCGCTGCGGAACAGCACTCGGGCGAATCCCTCGAAACCCGGCTGACCAGGGAGAACCCCGAGGAGACCGGTCCGGTCGGCGACGGCAGGGGCGATCTCGCGGACGGCGACGGGGAGCTCTACGACACGGAAGTGGGGACCGACCGGGCGGGCAGGCTCACGCAGGAGGGCGACGGGCACGTGCCCTCCACGCTCACCGCCCAGGACGTCGGCATCGACGGTGCCGCGGCGTCCGCCGAGGAGGCGGCGATGCACCTGATCCCCGAGGAGGAGGACCTGTTCGGGGAGGAACCGGCGCGCTGA
- a CDS encoding ATP-grasp domain-containing protein, whose translation MAHLLVVESWVGSMSRLLPRALREGGHHFTFLTRDLHHYLRSAPEGTGHPLLTARNVVTAPTNEVEALLPQVERLHDALRFDGVVTSCDYYLPTAARIAGRLGLPGPSAEAMENACRKDATRRVLAAAGVPGPRFAVCADGAEAAAAAHGIGYPLVVKPVDLCAGMFVRRVDDPEQLAEACGALADFPRNARGQRRAPHILLEEFLHGPEVSVETVTCRGVAHVVGLTDKSIGGAPAFVETGHMFPAALSPDDSDAATVTALRAGAALGLDDVVAHTEIKLTADGPRVVEVNPRPAGNRITELVRHVTGIDLAAACVDVALGREPDLRRRDTGLRSAAIGFLVPDGTGTLASVEGADGLRDADGVLEVQLAEAGRTVEAADSNNAYLGHVMAGDTTGLGARDRVASLLVGVRPLLVRS comes from the coding sequence GTGGCTCATCTGCTGGTGGTCGAGAGCTGGGTCGGATCGATGAGCAGACTGCTGCCGCGGGCTCTGAGGGAGGGAGGGCACCACTTCACCTTCCTCACCCGCGACCTGCACCACTACCTCCGGTCCGCGCCGGAGGGCACAGGGCACCCGTTGCTCACCGCACGTAATGTCGTCACCGCGCCCACCAATGAGGTGGAGGCACTGCTTCCGCAGGTCGAGCGACTGCACGACGCACTGCGCTTCGACGGAGTGGTCACGTCCTGTGACTACTACCTGCCGACGGCCGCCCGGATCGCCGGCCGGCTGGGCCTGCCGGGCCCCTCGGCCGAAGCCATGGAGAACGCCTGCCGCAAGGACGCCACCCGACGCGTCCTCGCCGCCGCCGGTGTCCCCGGCCCCCGCTTCGCGGTGTGTGCCGACGGGGCGGAGGCCGCGGCGGCCGCCCATGGCATCGGCTATCCCCTGGTGGTCAAGCCGGTGGACCTCTGCGCGGGTATGTTCGTCCGCCGGGTCGACGACCCGGAGCAGCTGGCCGAGGCCTGCGGGGCGCTGGCCGACTTCCCGCGCAACGCGAGGGGGCAGCGGCGTGCGCCCCACATCCTGCTCGAGGAGTTCCTCCACGGCCCGGAGGTGAGCGTCGAGACCGTGACCTGCCGCGGTGTCGCCCACGTCGTCGGGTTGACGGACAAGAGCATCGGCGGGGCCCCGGCCTTCGTCGAGACCGGCCACATGTTCCCGGCCGCCCTGTCCCCTGACGACAGTGACGCCGCGACCGTCACCGCGCTGCGCGCGGGGGCGGCGCTCGGCCTGGACGACGTCGTGGCGCACACCGAGATCAAGCTGACGGCCGACGGCCCCCGGGTCGTGGAGGTCAATCCCCGCCCCGCGGGCAATCGCATCACCGAACTGGTCCGCCATGTCACCGGCATCGACCTCGCCGCCGCCTGCGTCGACGTGGCGCTGGGCCGCGAGCCCGACCTCAGGCGGCGCGACACCGGGCTCCGCAGCGCGGCCATCGGATTCCTCGTCCCCGACGGCACGGGCACGCTCGCGTCCGTGGAGGGCGCTGACGGGCTGAGGGACGCCGACGGTGTCCTGGAGGTCCAGCTCGCCGAGGCGGGCCGCACGGTGGAGGCGGCCGACAGCAACAACGCGTATCTGGGGCACGTCATGGCGGGCGACACGACCGGGCTCGGCGCCAGGGACCGCGTCGCATCGCTGCTCGTGGGAGTGCGACCGCTGCTGGTGCGCTCATGA
- a CDS encoding Rossmann-like domain-containing protein, translating to MTTASRTHASFDGLLEQALHGELGPDPRAGRISVAFTTVQAARHDGRQGGYRNEVLSLRLGHAVGSCAVEPGSLPDGTVEECAGAEVDALLAHPLLPVRVAALDAYLMDVSPHTPTHGAQPVSIPAGSSLERSQARAAAVVDLLDVGPGCTVLVVGVVNSLISALRSRSLAVIPCDLKAGTTEWGEPIRTDALAEIGGCDAVLASGMTLGNGTFDPLRRSALDHGKPLVMFAQTGSAVLPRFLGAGVAAVCAEPYPFFWLDGGPGTVHRYRSADSGPGATVHRFRASDGEPGATVHRSRTSDGGTS from the coding sequence ATGACGACGGCCTCGCGCACCCACGCCTCCTTCGACGGCCTCCTCGAACAGGCCCTCCACGGCGAGCTCGGCCCGGATCCCCGGGCCGGTCGAATCTCCGTGGCCTTCACGACGGTCCAGGCCGCACGGCACGACGGACGGCAGGGCGGATACCGCAACGAGGTCCTCAGCCTCCGCCTCGGCCACGCCGTCGGCTCGTGCGCGGTCGAACCGGGCTCGCTCCCCGACGGCACCGTGGAGGAGTGCGCCGGAGCGGAGGTGGACGCGCTCCTCGCCCACCCGCTGCTGCCGGTCCGGGTCGCCGCTCTGGACGCCTATCTGATGGACGTCTCCCCGCACACCCCGACCCACGGGGCACAGCCGGTGAGCATCCCCGCCGGGAGCTCGCTCGAACGGTCGCAGGCGCGGGCCGCGGCGGTCGTGGATCTGCTGGATGTGGGCCCCGGCTGCACCGTCCTGGTCGTCGGTGTCGTCAACTCCCTCATCTCCGCACTACGTTCGCGCTCCCTCGCCGTGATCCCCTGCGACCTCAAGGCCGGCACCACCGAGTGGGGGGAGCCCATCCGCACGGACGCGCTCGCGGAGATCGGCGGCTGCGACGCCGTGCTGGCCTCCGGAATGACACTCGGAAACGGCACCTTCGACCCGCTGCGCCGGAGCGCCCTGGACCACGGGAAACCGCTGGTCATGTTCGCCCAGACCGGGAGCGCGGTCCTGCCCCGCTTCCTGGGCGCCGGAGTGGCCGCGGTCTGCGCGGAGCCGTACCCGTTCTTCTGGCTCGACGGCGGGCCGGGCACCGTTCATCGCTACCGCTCGGCCGACAGCGGGCCGGGCGCTACGGTCCACCGCTTCCGCGCATCCGACGGCGAGCCCGGCGCGACGGTCCACCGCTCCCGCACATCCGACGGAGGTACCTCGTGA
- a CDS encoding PLP-dependent cysteine synthase family protein: MITASPPALAPNRELLALLGRTPLARITAGLPLPHPGFWAKLEGHAVGGMKARAAVSMLLGAEERGELLPGAPVVESTSGTLGIGLAFAGQALGHPVVLVGDSELEPSMRQLLRSYGAHLELVDRPAPRGGWQGARLERLHDLLARMPGAYWPDQYNNPDNTTGYASLAAELATQLDHLDILVCSVGTGGHSAGIAAPLRRHWPRLRLIAVDSTGSTIFGQQAAPRLMRGLGSSIHPRNVAYDAFDEVHWIGPAEAADACRRLARGNFVSGGWSTGAVARVAAWAARTHPGAAVATVFPDGPHRYLGTVYDDDFMTAHHLDPGLAAGHPVDVSHPRAPYTGGWARCTTVTDPLADSSERQP, encoded by the coding sequence GTGATCACGGCCTCACCGCCCGCCCTCGCTCCCAACCGCGAGCTCCTGGCACTCCTGGGCCGCACCCCGCTGGCCAGGATCACCGCCGGACTGCCCCTGCCCCACCCGGGGTTCTGGGCCAAGCTGGAAGGGCACGCCGTCGGCGGCATGAAGGCGCGGGCCGCCGTCTCCATGCTCCTGGGCGCCGAGGAGCGAGGCGAACTGCTGCCCGGCGCACCGGTGGTGGAGTCGACCTCCGGCACGCTCGGCATAGGTCTCGCCTTCGCCGGACAGGCCCTCGGGCATCCCGTCGTGCTGGTCGGGGACAGCGAACTCGAACCCTCCATGCGGCAGTTGCTGCGCTCGTACGGTGCGCACCTCGAACTCGTGGACCGCCCCGCCCCACGCGGCGGGTGGCAGGGCGCCCGGCTGGAGCGGCTCCACGACCTGCTCGCCCGGATGCCCGGAGCCTACTGGCCCGACCAGTACAACAACCCCGACAACACGACGGGTTACGCCTCGCTGGCGGCCGAACTGGCCACCCAGCTCGACCATCTGGACATCCTCGTCTGCAGTGTCGGCACCGGGGGACACAGTGCCGGGATCGCCGCACCGCTGCGCAGGCACTGGCCACGGCTGCGTCTCATCGCCGTCGACTCCACCGGATCCACCATCTTCGGACAGCAGGCCGCGCCCCGGCTCATGCGTGGTCTCGGCAGCAGCATCCATCCGCGGAACGTGGCCTACGACGCCTTCGACGAGGTCCACTGGATCGGCCCGGCCGAAGCCGCCGACGCCTGTCGGCGCCTCGCCCGGGGCAATTTCGTCAGCGGCGGCTGGAGCACCGGCGCCGTCGCGCGGGTCGCCGCCTGGGCCGCCCGCACCCACCCGGGGGCCGCTGTGGCCACTGTCTTCCCCGACGGGCCCCACCGCTATCTCGGCACCGTCTACGACGACGACTTCATGACCGCCCACCACCTGGACCCCGGCCTCGCGGCCGGGCACCCCGTCGACGTTTCGCACCCGCGCGCCCCGTACACCGGGGGATGGGCCAGGTGCACCACCGTCACCGATCCGCTGGCGGACAGTTCGGAGAGGCAGCCGTGA
- a CDS encoding enolase C-terminal domain-like protein: protein MRLTQHTVRLVLAEPLRISRSVMTARDAVVLSVEHEGLTGHGEAVSSVFHKLDTPTLQRLAVRAGEWLTRFAGPETALHALRVGELTAPGTPAAMTAAVEAALLDLVGKRTATAVHRFLGSPVAPRTATARTISLISPGRAAAQARELADAGFSVIKIKAGAPDHDADLDRVRAVRAAAPAARLLLDPNGAWSAGQARTLLPLFAELGVEAVEQPLAPGDPEALARLAARSPLPVIADEDAVTYEDTRRLAGRVHGINVKLAKCGGVHAALRIAALIEGSGTDLMLGCLTASTLGIAPAVHIADRARWTDLDGHLLLAHDPWTGIGGGDGHVAATGRPGLGVRPRTEAGAETGAGAETGAGGETGVDAETGAETGAGAGAGEDARAAVRSAAS from the coding sequence GTGAGACTCACCCAGCACACCGTGCGACTCGTACTCGCCGAGCCGCTGCGCATCTCGCGATCGGTCATGACCGCCCGCGACGCCGTCGTCCTCAGCGTGGAACACGAAGGACTCACCGGTCACGGGGAGGCCGTCAGCAGCGTCTTCCACAAGCTCGACACCCCCACCCTCCAACGCCTCGCCGTCCGGGCAGGGGAGTGGCTCACCCGCTTCGCCGGACCGGAGACCGCGCTGCACGCCCTGCGCGTCGGCGAACTCACCGCACCCGGCACCCCGGCCGCGATGACCGCCGCCGTGGAGGCCGCGCTCCTCGACCTGGTCGGCAAGCGCACGGCCACCGCCGTCCACCGCTTCCTCGGGTCCCCCGTGGCGCCGAGGACCGCCACCGCCCGCACCATCTCCCTCATCTCCCCGGGCCGGGCGGCGGCGCAGGCCCGCGAGCTGGCCGATGCGGGGTTCTCCGTCATCAAGATCAAGGCGGGTGCGCCTGACCACGACGCGGACCTGGACCGGGTCCGAGCCGTCCGCGCCGCTGCCCCGGCCGCCCGTCTCCTCCTCGATCCCAACGGCGCCTGGTCAGCCGGACAGGCCCGCACCCTTCTGCCCCTCTTCGCCGAACTCGGCGTCGAGGCCGTGGAGCAGCCCCTGGCCCCCGGCGACCCGGAGGCCCTCGCACGGCTGGCCGCACGCTCGCCCCTGCCCGTCATCGCGGACGAGGACGCCGTGACCTACGAGGACACGCGGCGGCTCGCCGGACGCGTCCACGGGATCAACGTCAAACTCGCCAAATGCGGCGGCGTCCACGCCGCTCTCCGTATCGCCGCCCTGATCGAGGGCAGTGGCACGGACCTGATGCTCGGCTGCCTGACCGCCAGCACCCTCGGCATCGCCCCTGCGGTCCACATCGCCGACCGCGCCCGCTGGACCGACCTCGACGGGCATCTCCTGCTCGCCCACGATCCGTGGACCGGCATCGGGGGCGGCGACGGACACGTCGCGGCCACCGGCCGGCCGGGACTCGGCGTACGCCCCCGGACCGAAGCGGGAGCCGAAACCGGAGCGGGAGCCGAAACCGGAGCGGGAGGCGAAACCGGAGTCGACGCCGAAACCGGAGCAGAGACCGGAGCCGGAGCCGGAGCCGGAGAAGACGCCCGAGCCGCAGTCCGGAGCGCCGCCTCATGA
- a CDS encoding MFS transporter, translating into MRTWREIRAFPFPIRLLMVNQLGVNTGFYLLIPYLATHLGDDLGMSAAVVGIVLGVRNLSQQGLFLIGGSAADRLGARGVIITGCAIRTLGFALFALGDGLPVLLAASVLSGVAGALFNPAVRTYLAQEAGERRAEAFALFNVFATTGALVGPLLGSALLLVDFRASALTAAGIFAVLTVAQALVLPARDVPPATGSVTADWREALGNRAFLAFALAMVGMFTLENQLYLLLPAGARQATGWDGAAGLVFLVGTLAGIAFQMRITRALKGRGSRGRWIAAGLVLMGLGFVPPMLVAGADSPPDGTLDATLRALPVVAGALLLHLGVMTAQPFVMELIPGFGRQALTGTYFGVFYAVSGIAAALGNAAVGLAMDGARNGGGTPAALLPWACCLAAGLASAAGVAWLHRNGTLPRTRPASVAVTA; encoded by the coding sequence ATGAGGACCTGGCGCGAGATCCGTGCGTTCCCCTTCCCCATACGCCTGTTGATGGTCAATCAGCTGGGCGTCAACACCGGCTTCTACCTGCTCATTCCCTACCTTGCCACCCACCTCGGTGACGACCTCGGCATGTCGGCGGCCGTCGTCGGCATCGTCCTCGGCGTACGCAACCTGAGTCAGCAGGGCCTCTTCCTCATAGGCGGATCCGCAGCCGACCGGCTCGGCGCCCGAGGCGTCATCATCACCGGCTGCGCGATACGCACCCTCGGGTTCGCCCTCTTCGCGCTCGGTGACGGACTTCCCGTCCTCCTGGCCGCCTCCGTCCTCAGCGGCGTGGCCGGTGCCCTGTTCAATCCCGCCGTCCGCACCTATCTCGCCCAGGAGGCGGGGGAGCGCAGGGCGGAGGCCTTCGCCCTCTTCAACGTCTTCGCGACCACCGGCGCCCTCGTAGGACCTCTCCTCGGCAGTGCCCTGCTGCTCGTCGACTTCCGGGCCTCCGCGCTCACCGCCGCCGGGATCTTTGCCGTGCTCACCGTCGCCCAGGCCCTCGTGCTCCCCGCCCGGGACGTGCCGCCGGCCACGGGCAGCGTCACCGCCGACTGGCGCGAAGCCCTCGGAAACCGTGCCTTCCTCGCCTTCGCCCTGGCCATGGTCGGCATGTTCACACTCGAGAACCAGCTCTATCTGCTGCTGCCGGCCGGCGCCCGGCAGGCCACCGGCTGGGACGGCGCCGCAGGGCTCGTCTTCCTCGTGGGGACACTCGCGGGCATCGCCTTCCAGATGCGCATCACCCGCGCGCTGAAGGGGCGGGGCAGCAGAGGGCGCTGGATCGCGGCCGGGCTGGTGTTGATGGGGCTGGGTTTCGTCCCGCCGATGCTCGTCGCGGGCGCGGACTCACCTCCTGACGGCACCCTGGACGCCACCCTGCGCGCCCTGCCCGTCGTGGCCGGAGCCCTCCTGCTCCACCTGGGGGTGATGACGGCGCAGCCCTTCGTCATGGAGCTGATCCCCGGCTTCGGGAGGCAGGCGCTGACGGGCACGTACTTCGGGGTCTTCTACGCGGTCTCCGGCATCGCGGCGGCCCTCGGCAACGCGGCTGTCGGCCTGGCCATGGACGGTGCCCGGAACGGCGGCGGCACCCCGGCCGCCCTGCTGCCCTGGGCCTGCTGTCTGGCCGCCGGGCTCGCCTCGGCGGCGGGAGTGGCCTGGCTGCACCGCAACGGCACCCTCCCCCGGACCCGCCCCGCCTCCGTGGCGGTGACGGCGTGA
- a CDS encoding class I SAM-dependent DNA methyltransferase, producing the protein MTHRTGNLLTDRPELYEARFPDPRRLAGSWAEDLLRRYGAGPEVLDLGCGTGRDAARLQAAGRRVTAADLSGTMLAHAREHHPGPVYVQADLSRFDFGRCVFDAVVCLDSSLLYCHTNEQLDGFLGSCRRTLVPGGLLVAEMRNGAYFLGRDEPPATPAVSRFTWHGTTYRSTTVLRVDRAAQLLRRTRVWTADDGSPPVEERSAWRLLLPQELRHFLTVHGFEVLALYDGPGPRTEPAWRPGAEPGHAADGDRLHLIARKPRTEPAGSPATEPAGSPATNPVSKPDTESVRESAEIPSGSRR; encoded by the coding sequence GTGACACACCGGACGGGCAACCTGCTCACCGACCGCCCGGAGTTGTACGAGGCCAGGTTCCCCGATCCCCGGCGCCTCGCCGGGAGCTGGGCGGAAGACCTCCTGCGGCGGTACGGCGCGGGGCCGGAGGTCCTGGACCTCGGCTGCGGCACCGGGCGCGACGCCGCCCGACTCCAGGCCGCCGGACGACGTGTCACGGCCGCCGACCTGTCCGGCACCATGCTCGCCCACGCCCGTGAGCACCACCCGGGACCGGTGTACGTGCAGGCCGATCTCAGCCGGTTCGATTTCGGCCGGTGCGTCTTCGACGCCGTGGTGTGCCTGGACAGTTCGCTGCTGTACTGCCACACGAACGAGCAGCTCGACGGATTCCTGGGATCCTGCCGCCGCACCCTCGTCCCCGGCGGCCTGCTGGTCGCGGAGATGCGCAACGGCGCGTACTTCCTCGGCCGGGACGAGCCTCCGGCCACACCCGCCGTCTCCCGCTTCACCTGGCACGGCACCACGTACCGCTCGACCACCGTCCTGCGCGTCGACCGCGCCGCCCAGCTCCTCCGGCGCACCCGCGTCTGGACCGCCGACGACGGCAGTCCACCCGTCGAGGAGCGGTCGGCGTGGCGGCTGCTCCTGCCCCAGGAACTGCGCCACTTCCTCACCGTCCACGGCTTCGAGGTCCTCGCCCTGTACGACGGCCCGGGGCCGCGCACCGAACCTGCCTGGCGGCCCGGCGCCGAGCCGGGTCACGCGGCGGACGGCGACCGGTTGCACCTGATCGCCAGAAAGCCCCGCACAGAACCCGCCGGAAGTCCCGCCACGGAACCCGCCGGCAGTCCCGCCACAAACCCCGTCAGCAAGCCCGACACGGAATCCGTCAGGGAATCGGCCGAGATCCCGTCGGGAAGCCGGCGGTGA
- a CDS encoding ABC transporter substrate-binding protein, protein MTAPAPASASASAGRDERFPGLRRRGFLAAAGGAAGLGALALAGCSGPASTGTAPGKGDTTPRRGGRLRAAFAGGGASETLDPHLGNLFVDAARSKALFDKLADYGADLAAVPRLAEGWEPNAGLDRWTVTLRQAEFHDGKPVTAADVLYSYRRIADPAKAYRARASLEPIDLKASRATGTRTVEFVLKRPTAEFPNVLAAFGTSIVQAGATAFDREPIGSGPFRFVSFTPGRSTVLRRNDTHWDGAPHLDTLEFVVANEESARVNALLGGQIEYAHELTPATGRAHEKTGAVEIVRLRNSAMQAFAMKTDRPPFDDPLVRQAFFLIADRQELVDGALSGAGETGNDLFGKGYEYYADELPQRAQDIGRARSLLRQAGAEGLKVTLDTSAVAAGFTEAAGIFRDQAARAGVTVDVRMGSKDSYWKDILDSGTLCCYRSGAMPIESHISQRLLTDSTTNATRWQDRAFDALYRQAQSTKDRTARAALYGRMQRQLHTEGGFLVWGFGDWILGTARALRGVAREAPANTLDWARFDKVWLA, encoded by the coding sequence ATGACCGCACCAGCACCAGCATCAGCATCGGCATCGGCCGGCAGAGACGAACGCTTCCCCGGCCTTCGCAGGCGCGGCTTCCTCGCCGCGGCCGGGGGAGCGGCCGGCCTCGGCGCACTGGCACTCGCCGGATGCTCCGGACCCGCCTCCACCGGGACCGCCCCGGGCAAGGGCGACACCACCCCCCGGCGCGGCGGGCGGCTGCGCGCCGCCTTCGCCGGAGGCGGCGCGAGCGAGACCCTCGACCCGCACCTGGGGAACCTCTTCGTGGACGCCGCCCGGAGCAAGGCGCTCTTCGACAAACTCGCCGACTACGGCGCCGATCTGGCCGCGGTGCCCCGTCTCGCCGAGGGATGGGAGCCGAACGCCGGCCTCGACCGCTGGACGGTCACCCTGAGACAGGCGGAGTTCCACGACGGGAAGCCGGTGACGGCCGCCGACGTCCTGTACAGCTACCGCCGCATCGCCGATCCCGCGAAGGCCTACCGGGCGCGGGCGTCCCTGGAACCCATCGACCTGAAGGCGAGCCGCGCCACGGGGACGCGGACCGTCGAGTTCGTGCTCAAGCGGCCCACAGCCGAATTCCCCAATGTCCTCGCCGCCTTCGGCACCTCCATCGTCCAGGCCGGCGCCACCGCCTTCGACCGCGAGCCCATCGGCTCCGGGCCCTTCCGCTTCGTCTCCTTCACCCCCGGACGCTCCACCGTCCTGCGGCGCAACGACACCCACTGGGACGGCGCCCCCCACCTGGACACGCTCGAGTTCGTCGTCGCCAACGAGGAGTCCGCCCGCGTCAACGCCCTCCTCGGCGGTCAGATCGAGTACGCCCACGAGCTCACCCCCGCCACCGGACGTGCCCACGAGAAGACCGGAGCCGTCGAGATCGTCCGGCTGCGCAACAGCGCCATGCAGGCCTTCGCCATGAAGACCGACCGCCCGCCCTTCGACGACCCCCTGGTCCGTCAGGCCTTCTTCCTCATCGCGGACCGTCAGGAGCTGGTGGACGGTGCCCTGTCCGGCGCGGGCGAGACGGGCAACGACCTCTTCGGCAAGGGATACGAGTACTACGCGGACGAACTCCCGCAGCGCGCACAGGACATCGGCCGTGCCCGGAGCCTGCTCCGGCAGGCCGGCGCGGAAGGACTGAAGGTCACACTCGACACCTCAGCCGTCGCCGCGGGCTTCACCGAGGCCGCCGGGATCTTCCGGGACCAGGCGGCACGCGCCGGGGTCACCGTCGACGTACGGATGGGCAGCAAGGACTCGTACTGGAAGGACATCCTCGACTCCGGCACCCTGTGCTGCTACCGGTCCGGCGCCATGCCCATCGAGTCCCACATCTCGCAGCGGCTGCTCACCGACTCCACCACCAACGCCACCCGGTGGCAGGACAGGGCCTTCGACGCGCTCTACCGGCAGGCCCAGTCGACCAAGGACAGGACGGCACGCGCCGCCCTCTACGGGCGCATGCAGCGACAACTCCACACCGAAGGGGGCTTCCTGGTCTGGGGCTTCGGCGACTGGATCCTCGGCACCGCACGCGCCCTGCGGGGTGTGGCCCGCGAGGCCCCCGCCAACACCCTGGACTGGGCGCGCTTCGACAAGGTCTGGCTGGCGTGA
- a CDS encoding ABC transporter permease, whose protein sequence is MNGLRSWIARRLLVGALQTAAVVLLVFALTEALPGDAAVAFAGDQPDPQRIAAVREAMGLDRPAHERLADWVRGLLHGDFGTSLTSGRPVAGFLADGFAPTLVLTAVTVLLLVPAGVGLGVLAARHEGRFTDRLISSATLGVYAVPEFALGVLLVSVFALRLGWFPPTAVGYGPGLLGHPAVLVLPVLVLLARPVCSLARLVRAGMIEALAAPYTAHAERYGIPGARIRYGHALPNALAPATQQLARTIDWLLCGVIVVEALYVIPGLGTVLMNAVADRDIPVVQGLAVVFGLATVVVNLGADLVTHRLAPRSAVAA, encoded by the coding sequence GTGAACGGACTGCGCTCCTGGATCGCCCGGCGGCTGCTCGTGGGCGCCCTGCAGACCGCGGCCGTCGTGCTGCTGGTCTTCGCGCTCACCGAAGCGCTGCCGGGCGACGCGGCCGTGGCCTTCGCCGGGGACCAGCCCGACCCGCAGCGCATCGCGGCCGTCCGCGAGGCGATGGGGCTCGACCGGCCCGCCCACGAGAGGCTGGCCGACTGGGTGAGGGGACTGCTCCACGGCGACTTCGGCACCTCGCTCACCTCCGGACGACCGGTGGCCGGGTTCCTCGCGGACGGCTTCGCCCCCACCCTGGTCCTCACCGCGGTCACGGTCCTGCTCCTGGTCCCGGCGGGCGTGGGCCTGGGCGTGCTCGCCGCCCGCCACGAAGGACGGTTCACCGACCGGCTGATCAGCTCCGCGACACTCGGCGTCTACGCCGTACCCGAATTCGCCCTCGGAGTACTGCTGGTGAGTGTCTTCGCCCTGCGGCTCGGCTGGTTCCCGCCGACCGCCGTCGGCTACGGCCCCGGCCTGCTCGGGCACCCCGCCGTGCTCGTCCTGCCCGTCCTGGTCCTGCTCGCCCGGCCCGTCTGCTCGCTCGCCCGGCTGGTCAGGGCCGGCATGATCGAGGCGCTCGCCGCCCCGTACACCGCCCACGCCGAGCGGTACGGAATCCCCGGCGCCCGCATCCGTTACGGGCACGCCCTGCCCAACGCACTCGCGCCCGCCACCCAGCAGCTCGCCCGCACCATCGACTGGCTGCTGTGCGGCGTCATCGTCGTGGAGGCCCTCTACGTGATCCCCGGACTCGGCACCGTCCTCATGAACGCGGTGGCCGACCGCGACATCCCGGTCGTCCAGGGACTCGCGGTGGTCTTCGGCCTCGCCACCGTCGTGGTCAACCTCGGCGCCGACCTCGTCACCCACCGGCTGGCACCGCGCTCGGCGGTGGCGGCGTGA
- a CDS encoding ABC transporter permease — protein MKRLRRYGLGAVLVVIPLGLALAGPFLAGEPPARAASFTLGGGHLLGTDFVGRDVVQQVLLGGRPVVLVASAATALAYLVALPLGLISALTHRRWLEEVVMRPLDVLLAVPSLLMILLVAAAFQPGAAGLALLVAFVSVPDAARIVRAAAAEAASRPAVEALRMQGESWWRLAVGYVGRSILRTLAADAGIRLTGVLYLVATAAFLGIGVAPDAADWAVMVDRNRTGLLIQPWAVVVPALLIVALTMGSNLLVDAAMENRTPNRTPPRKGRRP, from the coding sequence GTGAAGCGGCTCCGACGGTACGGACTCGGGGCGGTCCTCGTGGTGATCCCGCTCGGTCTGGCCCTCGCCGGACCGTTCCTCGCGGGGGAACCCCCGGCGCGCGCCGCGTCCTTCACCCTCGGCGGCGGACACCTGCTCGGCACCGACTTCGTGGGCCGGGACGTCGTCCAGCAGGTGCTGCTCGGCGGACGGCCCGTGGTGCTCGTCGCGTCGGCGGCCACCGCACTCGCCTACCTCGTCGCCCTGCCGCTCGGGCTGATCAGCGCGCTCACCCACCGGAGGTGGCTGGAGGAGGTGGTGATGCGTCCCCTGGACGTGCTGCTCGCCGTCCCCTCGCTGCTCATGATCCTGCTGGTCGCCGCAGCCTTCCAGCCCGGAGCAGCGGGACTCGCGCTGCTGGTGGCGTTCGTCTCCGTCCCGGACGCCGCCCGTATCGTGCGGGCGGCCGCCGCGGAGGCGGCGTCCCGGCCCGCCGTGGAGGCGCTGCGCATGCAGGGGGAGAGCTGGTGGCGGCTGGCCGTCGGATACGTGGGGCGGTCCATCCTCCGCACCCTGGCCGCCGATGCCGGGATCCGCCTGACCGGGGTGCTCTACCTGGTGGCCACCGCGGCTTTCCTGGGCATCGGTGTCGCCCCGGACGCCGCGGACTGGGCCGTGATGGTGGACCGCAACCGCACCGGACTGCTCATCCAGCCCTGGGCGGTCGTCGTGCCGGCCCTGCTGATCGTGGCCCTGACCATGGGCAGCAATCTGCTCGTCGACGCAGCCATGGAGAACCGCACCCCGAACCGCACCCCGCCCCGGAAGGGCCGTCGCCCATGA